The window GTCGATTGTTATACCCGATCACTGGATATTTCAGAAATGTGATGCctacaatatttatataagacatatatatattatacattttgtttaatataacTAACTAAaaccacaaaattaaatttaaggaTGATGATCGTTACCATTGTTGGTTAATCCGTAAGCCAACAGTGAAAGAGTGGACGTGATTAGGTTTCCACTTAAACACTTGGCAGCTGCATCACGCCTTGATTCTTGCTCCTCCTCTAATataatgaatgaattaattattagtccatgttataatattttcagaggtgattaattaattggcCGGcgaaccaaaaaaaatttgactcaattaataattgaagTGTAAATAATATTAACCTGAGGCCCGAAGAAGTGCCAATTCTACTGAAAGCGTGGGGCGAAATGGGATAAAGTCATAGAGGCCATTACCGGAGGTATTGGACGGAACGCGGGTGTCTATCCGATACACAACTTTTCGTTGGCTTGGATACCAACTCATATCTCCAAATTCATAGCTTTTCCCAAACCTAATTACTTCATCCCCCAAATCCTTGTCATCCCTTTTCAAATATGTGATGGATCGCTTGAACATAGGTTGTAATTTCAGAGTTACCTACACACGTATTTCCTCATTTCAATCATACCAATGTGCCAtattaattcctttttttgtcttcctatatttatttttatttatctttctaAGTTGAATGTATAACGATATGCCATATTAATCACTTTGcttctctttattttcatttatgtatgTAAGTTGAATATACTTTGTGCACGAATGGATACTCGTTTATATTATTTAGCTACTTATATAGtcaatactttatttttaataaaataaagatgatgattattttattttataaaaatagatatttttaacGATAATGTCTATTGAAAATTGATATGGAGGATGACCATCGTTGTAATAATACATTCACACATGACAATTCTCATCTAACATCTATGCTGACATTATAgcttaattttataatagtgTCTATTTGATATTCCTTTAATTActatgtattttaatttctcatcaaaacaaaacaagtttaaCAACTCTGTATCGTCCCACATATTCCTTTACTCAACATCATTATTTCAACAAtgcataaaagaagaagaaaaaaaaccccaGCAATtactctttttaaatttatatacttattttatACGCCCTCACAGCAAGTAACATGGCAAGATTTTAACTAGTAATATAAAATGCAGATGCATGCTGACCTGTGTAATAACTCCAAGAACTCCCAAAGAAACTTTGGCAGCGTTGAGATGGTTTTGGTCATCAGGTAGAATGGTCCGTTGTTTGGCGTACCCATCTTCAGGACCACCAGGACTGACCATTTGAACGGCCACAACGTAGTCGTGGACTGCGCTGCCTTTGCCCCATAGTGAGCTCCCATGTGCCCCGGTGCTTAGGAGTCCTCCGATGGTGAGCCCCCACCAGTAAGGAGTACTAGGCAGAGCCAGCCCAGCCGTCGCAGCATCCTCTATGATCTGCCTCAGCGTGGCTCCCCCTTCCACGCTTATGCTCATTCCCTCAACGTCCACTTTTACAGTCCTGTTCAAGTACTTTGTGCTTATAACCACCCCCTCCTCCCCCTCCGGACATGCCAGCTTCGGAATGCTGTGAGAGAACCGAGTCCCCACCTTCATTTTCCTCAAGCCTCTCGTCGCCGCTGCCACTGCCAACATCACCTCCGCCTCTGTGGTTGGGTATATCACCTCCGCCACACGGCAGATGCTTCGGTCCGGAAACGAACCGTAGAAATTTGTGATGGTACAATTGGCGTATTTATTTGGGGATACGGATACGCATTTGATGGGATCCCCCGGTGGACTGCATTCagaaacaagaacaagaaacaTGAAAACCACCGAGCTCGGGCAGGAGACAACGCAATAAGACCGCCACGACCACCGACGCATAGTGTAGGACTTAAGTTTTCTAAGCTTCAGGACACCCCCTTCTCTTACCAACGAAAAGTAGTTTATTTACTAAAGTTTCTGGGATCCATTAATATCCCCCAAACTTCTCTCTTGCCCAAACCAGcctatacaaaatttaaatcaagaTGATTGTGTTTTCTgttagttttttaatataatatttgatattaaagGAAGATGGGAATATGATTGCATTTTGGTTCGTTGCTTCTactcaaaataacaaatgaatGAATACCTAACTTCCCAGTAGAGTCAGCTAAAGTGTTGTAAGAGGACACAGTAGTGCGTcctcatttcaaaataatgcCCAAATCTATCCTATATCTCAACTTTCCCACGCCTACGTATATACAACATTTTTTCTGATTCACACaccttatttttaaatataatctctattataaacatttgaaaatggaatTCATCTCTAATGCAACTACGTTTAAAATATGTCAGATTTAGTTTATAGAAATGGCTATTTAATTTGATGGacaaaattaggaaaaaaaatcgatGTGATGACTGATAAGATGTTCttctaatcaatttttaatttgatataaaatgctttcttttatataatattattttttactgaTGTATTATGAGtctcttttttattcctttctAGTTATCATATTTTAGCactgagtttttcttttctatttttgctatattttgttattggtGCTTGTGTTTCGTGGGATCGTATAATTAGAGCATGTGATTGGGTTAGAAAAATAGATGTAGATGTAGCCTAACTAGCTAtgcaattaatatatatatatatgagttgTTTCGTGTCGAAGTTGTAATCCATTATCATCATTTACTTTACTCCACCAAAACTTTTAATGTGAAGATGGCCTTCACCTAGCTCATttacatctttttttaaaaacaaagaaaaaataaagaacaattCAATGTAATAAAGAACAATTCAatggatataaaaaaattgtcagcATATAcctaaatcaaatcaaaatggagGAAGGAATGAcctaagaaacaaaatatggtTTTTTCTTGACTACTTGTTTTTCATCTTTCCTTCAcacaaaaataagattaaaacttagtttttaaaaaataacttctagttttatttttgtataagggaaagagaagaaaacaagacTAGATGGATGCATCACAATgcactcaattttttttcttaattttattgtttattatgtATTAAATTCTCtactataaataattaaaagtttgtctATTCAATATATACTTAAACAATAACCCCTCTCTTTGTCTTACATCAATGGATCTTCTCCATTGAAGATCCCCTATATGGACAACACACTTCGAGTTTAATGAGCGTAATTCTAGTTGTTTTGtttggaagaaaatgatttgtttaaaataaagcaaccaatttttttcaaatatagcaagaTTTTGATCGACgacttgttatatttgtaaatctttttaacattatataatattttagtatCTTTAATAACTTAATATCGTATTGTCATGAATTTAACTTATATTAGTTGGatgtatatgttttttttttctctagaagttaatttatattgttttgaaattgttataaaatatataaatatatgagattgaatatgaatatgaatttgtAAGTACTTGAACttgatttaaaagaagatACATGGTTgataaccttttctttttcccagTGGAATATTATATAGAATTTTGTTTAACAGAAGTGATATCAATTTGTGATagttgaaaaaggaaagagagtcAAGAGtctatatatttcaattgacAATAAATTAAGCTATACATTAGGCAATTTAAATAGAGGTTACGCTATATGTGATTGAAAATCATTAAATATAGTTAATTGcaattaattagttaagatGAAATGAATGTATTGGTGAGAATCTTAAAAACTCATGCTTACAAAggcttttagattttttttttctttctaaaaactaGTAAATGGCATCATAAGATATCCAAACAACAATCTAAAATCTCATGCAAAATGGCCCTTTCAAGTTACCATGAAACTTCAAGGTAAATAGAGTATTTAgcaaattaaaagtattttatgtGTTTGATTAGATGGTAAAAATTGATTATCAATTCTaaaacacactaaaaaacaaagatgcTTAGAAATAGtcttgaataataataataaacgaagaaagaaggaaaaaagagcaCAGCCAAAGAGAAGCACACAAGAAACAGTATGGAAGAATGATCATATCAAACTATCAATTAGTTGTATGATTATTGTAAcaattaaacacaaaacacAACACGTTTCTGTTAGACCAAATACAAGAATCAGTATTGACACTGAAAAATActaaacaatttcaaaatcccTCGATCTGTTTAGGTCAAACAAAGCATATTATATATGGACCAATTTGGCCAATTTGAGACAACAACGAAGTCTTGAGACTCTTGGTTAAATAATGTTACATCCTATTCCTGGGAAACTCTGTTTTGGGGGTTAGGAGAATTATAAGAAATATGTTTCAGTAGGACATTGATTTTAATCATCCTAAAATGcattcaaagttttttcatCTTATCACCTTAGCCACCTTCTTAGATCCGAGGTTGATGATGGGGAAATCTCTCCGCCTAGGCTCTCAGTACAGCAGGAAGAATAGTTGGATTGCTGCTCCATCCCCAAGTACGTCCCACTCACGCTCTTGAAACTTGGACTCCTCAAAACTCCATGCCCAATGGGATCCGCAACTGGGAATGACAGCCGTTTCTTCGCACACCCAACTCCTCCcttctccctctccctctccctctccgGCGTTGATGCCCTTTGCCTTGGTGCGCTCTGCGATCGCAATCGTGCCTTTGCAGACTCCGTGGCCGCCATGTAATTGGGCAAACAATTGCCATCACCACCATAACTGCTACTCGCCCCACTCCTCCCTTGTTGGACCAAATTCCCACTGTAGTAATAGTTTGACCTTAAGCTCGGTGTTTGGGATGTATTGTCGCTTTTGTCTTCTCTTACAAAACGCGGGCTTGCCGACCGGACTTGTAGCATAGGCCTGGTTTTAGACGGGGAGGGTGTGGCCGGTGAGTGGTGGAAAGAGTATACGTTTTGTTGCATCCGGTTAAGTGGGGAACTGCCTGAATGCGGGTTTGTTCTTTGTAGATTTTGGGCCATTCTTCGGAAGTTGGAGGATGTTCGAGTGTAAGGCTGGAAGGTATCGATTTCCACTGTTTTGATTGGATCTCTTTGATCTGTTGAAGCTCTTCCCCTGCTTTCCCATGCCTTCCTTGAATTCCATTGATCTAACCACTTGGGTCTTTCTTCCAGATCATCTCCACTGCCCATGGACGGACTTCGACCTCTCCGCCATATCTGAAATTTCGAATCAGAAACAGAACACGAAAACAGAGGAGGaagagatggaaaaagaaacgAACCTGTTGGGAGAGATTTCTATCACGCTTCATTGCAAACTCCTTCCTGTCAGACAAGTATTGAAGGTAACGGGATCCAAGGGCGGTACTAGGGTCGCTGAGTGTGGAATTACCAGACTCCTCGTGAGAGAGTCGCATCCGCTGATCGAGCACACGGGCCTGCACTCGAACCAGCGCTTGCATGCATCGGAGGGTCATCTTAGCCTGTTTCCTGACGTTGTGACCTCTCACCAGAGCCTGTAACTTCACAAGCCCCTTGAGGGCACGCAGAGCCCTCCTTGCCTTCATCAGTAAATCAGACCCAAATCAACGTAAACCCAAGAGAAAGAAAGTATGATTTTTTAGTAGCACAAACATACCAGGTATCCTCTAAAAGCAGTCTGAATGAGAATTGCAGCGTAGTGGTCTCTGGCGTTGTTGGAAGGCCTGGTGCTGGTGGTGAGGCGAGCAACCTGTACAGCCGCTTGGGCGGTGACCATTGCAGCTTCGGCAGTGGCCACCGCCGCAGCAAGGGCCGCGTCGGAGGATGGGTTGGAGGGCGTTTGGTGGGTGACCTGGTCGTGCAGATTCGTAGATCGCCTAAAACCCCATCTTCGCTTCTCTGTTTTCTGCGGAGAAAACAAGGAAGGTGTGATCATGAGATAAACCCATAAAAGTGGGAAAATAATAGAGCATAAAAATGataaggaaaaaggaaaacaaaccTTGTGATCTTCATCTTTTGAAGGAGATCTAAAAGCCCTTTTGACGGCCGTCAACCACGAGGATCCTCCCTTCTTGCCCATGAAAAACAGAGCGCTGCATTTACAAGTAGACTAGAGTGGCTGGGAAGAGAGAGATCATTCATTAGCAACTCATTGACAGATAGACCCCCCAAAGCAAGAGCAACAGTGTGGTGAAGTTAGAATAGGGTACTGCGGTGCCCCACGTCTTTGAAAACTATGAATTATGcaatgcaaaataaaaagaagaagagaaaaagggcTAACGTGAATTATGCAATGCAGCTGTAAATACATCCATCCAGTAAAGCTGAAGCCGGAGCCACGGATGGATATTGAAGAATAagaatcttttttcttttcttctttgatttttaaaatgggaGGAGATTAAGAATAGATAGGAGGAGTttagaaacaataaaagaaataaataaaagaaatggagaaagaGGGTTTGTGAGTGGGGATAGAAGCATGGaatgaaacattttaataatggAAAGAAGAAGGCCAAAGGGGGTATAGCATTGAAACCAAGACGTGAGAAGTGGAGagagcgagagagagagaggcatTTGTTGATTTGTTTGGGAAAAAGAAACCCACAGGGGTTTGGCTTTTCCAAAAAACAATCCTCTTTTTTaggtataaatataaatattaaaatactataatattaaattcaagtGGATAAAAGGTTTGTTTCTCCAAATCTTACTTTGACagttgaaagaaacaaagcaTCATGTATTGCTAATCACGTGCTTCTGACACACGGGAGAGCGTAGTGTCAGACCAGTTTGCTTACCTGTCTACCTTGCCTTGGTCCCACTTCAACCTCacatcttttccttttcttttctttaaatataacaattaaatttaaaataattaattctataacaatatttttaaaatattataaatatagtcaattttgtttatcatACATTTCATCACTCATAAAACTTAtgcaaatattgatatatatagtCTATCACATTTAAAGGGTTTCCTGGCTCCATGGTgcataaatcatttttattttttctttctaatttaaaacaattcacactttctttaacaattttttcctATTAAACTATATAAACTAAACTCACCatcaattaatcaaataaatatctcCATTgctctttttttataatattattatcaatattgcaattaaattttagaaacagaAGATTGTAGTTTATAGAAACAATATCCCGATGCTCACTTTTGCCTCTCTCTCTAAAATGTGTTCCTGTAAAGTTTTTCAATCCTTAATGAAAATAACATGCACTTGGATactgaaattaaaataatattacatgTATCTTTTAATCGTTAGTACTTAAGTATTTCTTTCAACATAGCCTCACatgttaaaaaaagttgatttagtcaattactaaaaacaaaacttttttctttaaatctcTCAACTCAACTGTCACCGTTGTGAATATTAGAATTGGTTGGTGATAAAATTGGAGTACACtgtgaattaaattttgaagttctCTCTTAGATGGAATTTCTTTCTCACCGTATTTTCGTCAATTCACTAAACATAGAAGTTAATGATAGACGGtgagaaattgaatttttttaaaaaaatgtaagaaagtaaattgaaaatgtCTAGACGCACACGTAGAGAATACTTAGAGGGAGAGGATACAGAGCATTGGGCTCAAAGCCCATCTACTTTTCGTCAAATTTTGAGAAGCTGGGCTGTACAATATGGCCCAATGTACTTTTGACTTAGTGGCAAATTTACGAGAAATTCATACAAAAAAGGCACAATGAGAATGCCAAGTTACCCCCACCGATTTTCTACTCAATTTTCTCTCACAGTTGGTTGAAGGCGAATCCATTAAGAATTCCATGGGCGAACTCGGTGAAGGAGAAGCAGATGACGAGAATCAAAGAGATTGGTAGAATAATTGAGTAGAGAATTGGGGGCTGATTTACTTGGTCTTTTGGTAAATTTCACACCTTTATCAAGTCTTTGTGTTTCGGCAAAGTAAAACTAACCCAACTTTCACTTAGAGCCTCTCATTATAGATGGTCTGTACAAAAACGCAAAATTCAGATAAATTTCTTACACAAAAGAAGGTTGTAGTTGTAACTAACACATTTCTATTGGAAAACAATGGAGATCTGTATTTCCACTGGGAGTGGCTTCAGACCGAAACTCCATTGCCATTGGAATCAGAACTGGCGACGATTGGATTGAAATCGCGAAAGGATGCTCCTCAAGTCCCCAAGGCAGCTGAGCATCCGCCACGAGTTCAGCTGACATGATTTTGAAAGTACATTTGAAAAGCCATTTCTCttttacaatcattttcttccttccattttataCATCTCGAAAGTCTCTCCCTCCACCAACCTTCTCAAACTCCTCCATCCCCAACAGCCCCTTGCCATACTAATCCCTATTCTTCTCATCTCTTCTTCaaactcttcatttttcttaattcaatcaTTATTCTAATCCGCCTTTTATTGATGATTGTGTTACCTTATGATTAAAATTGGATATGAGaaacaaaagtgtttggtTTTGAAACATAGCTACCAAATACAAACTAAACCAAAAAtctaagacttttttttttacgattTTGGATGAATAATTTCAcaaatgtattcaaaattaTGGAATGTgtgataaatttgtttttagtattaattttgaatgtatGGTGGAAGGCCgatgatattattattttcttatatgtGAGATagattttgctttatttatgTGTACTAAATGATAGGAATTTGTTAGTTGAAAAAAAGGATAATTGTTGGAAAGGTTCTAATACAAATCTTCCTCTAAATTTGATTCATGCATTTTgccatcaaattttattttaaactcgagtttcatttttcaattttcaaaaaactattcaaaatttattccaATGAGAGATTGAACTCTCTAATACTATAATATCTCGAGGATAAATTTAtagatgaaatttaaaatttaaaattaataaatacatttaatcACATAATCATGATATATTGAATCATCAAGAAATCCGAAgttatatagtttaaattaggaataaatttgataattattagTGGTATAAtagcaaataaatatatagatactTGAAAATCTCAACATTTGAtcctattattttaaaaaaaaatcaaatatttgaaaagaaaaaaaatattattattgaaaagtgATAGAAGGGAAGGTGAAGagttaaaaagagaaagaaaagaagaaggtgATATGGTTGTTGTAGGTGTGgttgaattaagaaaagaaaatgtaacgagtaaaaggaaaatattaatGCTTAGGGAGAAATCAAGTGGAATAGCATTAAATAGAGGATTGTGAAAAGTTGTTAGTTTAGTGTTtaggggaaaaagaagaaaaagaagacgAAGGGGTCACCTTCATCATCTATCATATTGGTGGTGTGTGCGCGCGCGCGCGTTAAGAGTTAAGAGTTAAAGATGGAGGAGGGAGATTCAAAAGCAGAGGACTGGTGCTTCGTCTGCAAGGATGGCGGAGATTTGATTCTCTGCAACAATGggttgttgtttttgttttgtcttCACACACTTTTCTCATGCCCTGCTCTTCCTCCCTTCACATCCTCTGCATGATCtcatcatttgttttttttcttttcagcaACTGCTCAAAGGTGTACCATCTCGAATGTCTCGGTCTCGACTCCGATTACCATTGCCCAACCACCTCTCCTATTCAACAAGAGTGGACTTGCGGTACTTAACCCCACCATTCCATTCATCTGCTTTCTACTACCAATCTCCAAAcattcttaatatatatatctatttctttcttcagATTGCCATTCTTGTTCTTCCTGTAAAGAAGCCTCCGAGTTTCACTGCTTCTGTTGCCCAACCTCTTTCTGCAACAACTGTATCAAATCTGTCAAGTTTATCCACTTGCGACCCAACAAAGGCCTATGTTCAGACTGCTGGACTCTCGTTCGTCTTGCTGAGAAACTTTCATTCTCCAAGgtattctcttttatttcctATTTCCTTAATTCACTCGTTTCTAATTCTTTCTTCCCAATGCAACTAGTAGAAAGCTGTGGATTTCGAAGACAGAGATACACACGAGTGCCTGTTCAAAGAATATTGGGATATTGTCAAACAAGAAGAAGGGTTAAGCAGACACGTTCTTGTCGCTGTGGAACAAACCCGTTCCTCCAAAAAGGCCACCAGGCAAATGAAGGGCTACATCCCAACGCCAACACGGCTTCCCAGTACTCTTCAACATGAACACACCGACTCCAAGTCCAAATCCAAGTCCAAGCCCAAgcccaataataataacacacACAAATTCTTGGGTTGGGGTTCCAAACCTCTCATTGAATTTCTCACTTCCTTTGGCGTGGATTCAACCAAGGAACTATCTCCATCCGAAGTGAGCTCCATCATCTTGAAGTACGTTCAACAGAATGACCTTATCCATCCCATAAATAACAAGAAAGTCATCTGTGACAGACCCCTGCATCTCATTTTTAAGAAGAACACTGTATCCATGAAGCATATTGATCTTCTCTTGGGACCACATCTTTTTCATGACAATAATGAAAATCATGGCATTGGCGAAAAGAGATCAAGTTTTGAACCGGACGAACCACAAATTAATGGGGATGCTGGTTTGAACAAGTACTACAAAACATTGAACTGCTCTCAGGACAAACCAACCTTTGCATCAGTGGTTCCCCATAACATCAATCTCGTTTACTTGAGGAGGAGCTTAGTGGAGGATCTTCTAAAACAACCTGAAAGCTTCGAGGACAAGGTGGTGGGAAGTTTTGTTAAGATCATAGACACAAATTCCAGCCAATTTCAATCTAAAGTGAAAATTTCTCAACAGCTCTTGCAAGTGACAGGttgaataaaacataattaatatatgttcATTTAAGTTGTTCGCTTTTGCTGATTTGTTAACTCATTAATCAATTGATTTGTGGTCTCTCAGCTGTGAGCAAAATGTCAAGCAGCGATGGAAGGAGTATTGTGTTGCATGTTTGGGGGTTGCCCAATATTCCAATTTCCATGCTCTCTGATTCTGACGTAACTGAGGTAACCAAACTGCTTAACTTATCGATTGCCCAATCAATAACATTCTCAATTTGAAGGCTTGTTTAGTGCTATAATTTTATGCTAAATTAGATGtaacattataatatttaaattagattGGATTGGTGGGTGGAGCCCAATTCCTATTTAGCTAATTAATTCTGAATTTTGTCAGCCCCACATTTCATTTCCAAATACATGTATGAAGGTGAATGTACGTTCATTATAGAAACGAGAGAGATTGGGTTCCTACAATACGGTCAAGTGTCTAGTTATGTCCTTAGTAGACTTACCCGAGTTTCTAAATTATTGATTACAAAACTCTAGcccattatttattttaagctTCTTAAACTCTTTTAAGGCTAGTTACGTTTGATTTTCTCAATGTAGGAAGATTGCCGGGATCTCAAggaaaagatggaaaaggGTCTACTCCAGAGACCCTCTGTTGTAAGTTTAGttaatatgaataaaataataaattcctCCCTTTAttatatctaaatatttaatatatataatgtataatatataatatacgTAACAATGAATGGTTAGAATAAGTTGGCTTTTGTTTGTGTTCCTCCTTTTCTTGATGACAGGAAGAGATTGAAAACAAGGCTCGGATTCTTCATCAGGACATCAGAAAGAACGTACATATTTCCACTTCCATATCTgttttttatcttcaaaataaTACGTCTTTGTTTACAATTCCTTTTGGCTTTTATCCGCATCATAATTTTGTCATGCTTTTGTtcgttttaatttttggtgGTAGTGGATGGAGAAAGAGCTAGTCAACTTGCAAAACCTCATTGATCGCGCAAATGAGAAGGGTCGAAGAAGCGAATATCCTTTTAAACATTAgttttgaagttattttttccAAGTTAATAGCTAATGAATGGTGATTTTGGCAACCTTAACTAGGCATGTTTGGTGCTAAACGCTATATCAACTGATAGAGGAAAGACAAAGGCTGAAGAATGAAGCTGACCAACAACCAACACTTCTGAAACAGCTTCCCACTGTTATTGCTGATACTGCCGATGCCCCCACTCAACTTCACACATTCTCTAGTTAGGATCAAACCAGATTAATTTTCTGTACAAGCTCTGGGAATCTACTtcgttttaatatataaatcaaatatgtaCGTGTTCGAAAGTGGACCACTCCCAccctttctttaaaaagttataCCAAGGAATCTCAAGTTCGAATTGACAGGAACATGAACAAAGATCAATAAGTTCATCCCAAATGTAGacctgaaaaaaaaaaaggctataTAGTACAGCTAGACAAGTAGAATTGATTAACAGATATCTTAGGATAAGTACGTAGTCTATACTGAACAATGTATACCGAGAGAAAGTAGTAGTATATAATGTTATATGCAACTAGataaattagtataaaatattgaaaaattggggatattttttaaatgtatagaTCTTATCCACGTACATtgataaagtaaaatatattatatttgagaCATACAATAATGGGAAATACTTATAGGTTAAAAACcaagagaaaaatatagagaatTAAAtacacatttgaaaatttcaccCCATATAAAGTCCTCAAATTTTCATGCATTTGGTTTCccaaattaaagttgaaaaaaatgtgagaTTTGCATGGAAGATCCATATCCCAAATTTGGGAGCTTGCGGTACCTCCTACATAGCACTTGgccaaaaggaaagaaagtgaaaaggaAGGCTCGGATTCTTCATGAACGTATGTATTTCTACTTCCACTTCcacatttatttcttttcttcgaTCCTTTTTGCCTTTTCTCCCACTCCCCACCATaaagttccattttttttagttctatTTTTGGTGGTATTATTGGATGAAAAGAGAGTTAGGTAGGGCAAAGTTGCAAAACCTCATGTGTTGCGCAAATGAAAAGGGTGGTGATTAATTAGGCTACCTGAACTATGCATGTTTGGTGCTAAAGGTTATACCAACGTACAGAACAATTAACAAAGACGACTAGAAAGAAGCAAGACACCAACCACCATGCCCACTCAACTTCACTCTTGTTCATTAGGATCAAAccaaattaattgttttttcttttttggtacAAGCGCTTTGAACTTCCTTCATTTTAATGCATATCAATATAgaacattaattatttacaaagTTGGACCAGTCCTGGGCCTTTCTTCTTATAGTTGCGTTGGTACTAATTAAGGAATTTCGAATTGCTAAAACACAAACCAAAATGATCTATAAGATCAtctgagagagagagagagcaacTAATGAAATCTAATATGTTACAAAGTAAGGGAAAggacataaaaaggaaaacaaatcaTTTGAATCCATAGTGGGGCTTATCCTTCCAACTACCTGCAACGCTGGAATGGTCCGAGTTGGAAGCAGATTCGAGGGCGTTTCCACACTTGGCTACGGTCCTG of the Cucumis sativus cultivar 9930 chromosome 3, Cucumber_9930_V3, whole genome shotgun sequence genome contains:
- the LOC101221270 gene encoding protein IQ-DOMAIN 1 is translated as MGKKGGSSWLTAVKRAFRSPSKDEDHKKTEKRRWGFRRSTNLHDQVTHQTPSNPSSDAALAAAVATAEAAMVTAQAAVQVARLTTSTRPSNNARDHYAAILIQTAFRGYLARRALRALKGLVKLQALVRGHNVRKQAKMTLRCMQALVRVQARVLDQRMRLSHEESGNSTLSDPSTALGSRYLQYLSDRKEFAMKRDRNLSQQIWRRGRSPSMGSGDDLEERPKWLDQWNSRKAWESRGRASTDQRDPIKTVEIDTFQPYTRTSSNFRRMAQNLQRTNPHSGSSPLNRMQQNVYSFHHSPATPSPSKTRPMLQVRSASPRFVREDKSDNTSQTPSLRSNYYYSGNLVQQGRSGASSSYGGDGNCLPNYMAATESAKARLRSQSAPRQRASTPEREREREKGGVGCAKKRLSFPVADPIGHGVLRSPSFKSVSGTYLGMEQQSNYSSCCTESLGGEISPSSTSDLRRWLR
- the LOC101221035 gene encoding probable L-gulonolactone oxidase 6 gives rise to the protein MRRWSWRSYCVVSCPSSVVFMFLVLVSECSPPGDPIKCVSVSPNKYANCTITNFYGSFPDRSICRVAEVIYPTTEAEVMLAVAAATRGLRKMKVGTRFSHSIPKLACPEGEEGVVISTKYLNRTVKVDVEGMSISVEGGATLRQIIEDAATAGLALPSTPYWWGLTIGGLLSTGAHGSSLWGKGSAVHDYVVAVQMVSPGGPEDGYAKQRTILPDDQNHLNAAKVSLGVLGVITQVTLKLQPMFKRSITYLKRDDKDLGDEVIRFGKSYEFGDMSWYPSQRKVVYRIDTRVPSNTSGNGLYDFIPFRPTLSVELALLRASEEEQESRRDAAAKCLSGNLITSTLSLLAYGLTNNGITFLKYPVIGYNNRLQSSGSCLDSLNDFRITACPWDPSIKGEFFYETSVSIELTVVKSFIEDVQKLAELEPMAFCGLELYNGILMRYVTASTAYLGKQQDSVEFDLTYYRSKDPMSPRLFEDVIEEVEQMAVFKYGGIPHWGKNRNVAFHQVFHKYRNIEKFLKIMKEYDPHRLFSNEWTDQILGVEGTVNIYKDGCALEGLCICSKHTHCAPSKGYFCRAGKIYKDARVCSYLQSPNHT
- the LOC101221509 gene encoding zinc finger CCCH domain-containing protein 19; amino-acid sequence: MEEGDSKAEDWCFVCKDGGDLILCNNGNCSKVYHLECLGLDSDYHCPTTSPIQQEWTCDCHSCSSCKEASEFHCFCCPTSFCNNCIKSVKFIHLRPNKGLCSDCWTLVRLAEKLSFSKKAVDFEDRDTHECLFKEYWDIVKQEEGLSRHVLVAVEQTRSSKKATRQMKGYIPTPTRLPSTLQHEHTDSKSKSKSKPKPNNNNTHKFLGWGSKPLIEFLTSFGVDSTKELSPSEVSSIILKYVQQNDLIHPINNKKVICDRPLHLIFKKNTVSMKHIDLLLGPHLFHDNNENHGIGEKRSSFEPDEPQINGDAGLNKYYKTLNCSQDKPTFASVVPHNINLVYLRRSLVEDLLKQPESFEDKVVGSFVKIIDTNSSQFQSKVKISQQLLQVTAVSKMSSSDGRSIVLHVWGLPNIPISMLSDSDVTEEDCRDLKEKMEKGLLQRPSVEEIENKARILHQDIRKNWMEKELVNLQNLIDRANEKGRRSELYQLIEERQRLKNEADQQPTLLKQLPTVIADTADAPTQLHTFSS